One Pirellulales bacterium genomic window, ACTGCTCATCGCTCAAATCCGTGGGATAGACGGCTTCCATGCCAGGTGCTCCGAAGCGAGAAAAGTTCCTCCAGTTTCAAACGCTGCGTGTAAATACTGCTTATTTCCGCGACGATCAAGACCTTTTCAAACACGTTCTAACACTTAAGGCGAATGCAGCAGACCACGGATGACACGGATTCTCTGAACAGGGTCAAATCCATTTCTTGCCCGATCTTATCCGTGAAATCCGTGTGATCCGTGGTTCTTTCCTTCAAACGGCTAAATGGCTACCCCAATCTCAATTCGAAAGCAAGAAACGGAGAGTCACCGTCGATCGGGGCGGCTATCCTTACTCGTGTCAGAGCGACGACAAGGAGAATAATGACATGCCAACAATGACAAAACAACCCAAACGCGCCGAATCTTTCGGCGGCGATGAGCAGCGATGGCAGGCGGTGGCACGCCGAGATAAGAGAGCCGACGGCAGGTTCGTCTATTCCGTAAGGACCACGAGCGTTTACTGCCGGCCGTCGTGTGCCGCCCGGCTTGCCTTGCGCGAGAATGTCCGATTCCATTTGACCTCCGCGGACGCTGAAAGGGCCGGATTCCGACCATGCAAGCGATGCCGGCCGAACGAACTTTCGCCGGGCGATGAGCACGCCAAGTTGGTGGCCAAAGCATGCGAGTTGATTGCTCGGGCCGAGAACGCTCCCGACTTGCGGACGCTGGCCGGGAGCGCTGGCATGAGTCCGTCGCACTTCCATCGCGTTTTCAAATCGCTGACGGGTCTGACGCCGAAGGCTTATGCGACCGCGCGCCGCTCGCAGCGGGTTCGAGACGAATTGTCGCGCGGCAAGAACGTGACCTCCGCGATCTACAACGCCGGGTTCAATTCCAATGGCCGCTTTTACGCCACGTCAACAAAGGTGCTCGGCATGAAACCCTCGATTTTTCGATCCGGCGGCGCGGGGGCAACGATCCAGTTCGCCGTGGGTGACTGCTCGCTGGGGTCAATCCTGGTTGCCGCTTCAGACCGCGGCATCTGCTCCATCATGCTCGGCGACAATGCCAATGCACTGGTGGAAGAGCTTCAAGATCGATTCCCAAAGGCCGAATTGATCGGCGGAGACCCAGGTTTTGAGAAGCTGGTCGCCCGCGTAGTCGCGTTCGTCGAGCACCCGGCGACGGGACTGAACCTGCCCTTGGAAGTTCAAGGCACGGCATTTCAGCATCGGGTCTGGCAAAAGCTGTGTGAAATTCCGTACGGAAAAACT contains:
- the ada gene encoding bifunctional DNA-binding transcriptional regulator/O6-methylguanine-DNA methyltransferase Ada produces the protein MPTMTKQPKRAESFGGDEQRWQAVARRDKRADGRFVYSVRTTSVYCRPSCAARLALRENVRFHLTSADAERAGFRPCKRCRPNELSPGDEHAKLVAKACELIARAENAPDLRTLAGSAGMSPSHFHRVFKSLTGLTPKAYATARRSQRVRDELSRGKNVTSAIYNAGFNSNGRFYATSTKVLGMKPSIFRSGGAGATIQFAVGDCSLGSILVAASDRGICSIMLGDNANALVEELQDRFPKAELIGGDPGFEKLVARVVAFVEHPATGLNLPLEVQGTAFQHRVWQKLCEIPYGKTWSYAELAQRVGEPKATRAVAQACGANPVAVAIPCHRVVRTDGSLSGYRWGIERKAKLLENERAGR